GGTGTGCCCCTTGAGGGCTTCGTCGGCGATGGCTTTTAACGGGATGAACTTCTTTCCGCGATAGCCGCCGTCGGCGGTGATGAGCAGCTCGGGAGTGGAATCGTCGATGCGGTTGCGGAGCGATTCGGCGGAGAAACCGCCGAAGACCACGCTGTGAACCGCGCCGATGCGGGCGCAGGCCAGCATGGCGATGGGCAGTTCCGGTATCATCGGCATGTAGATGGCCACGCGGTCGCCTTTGCGCACGTTGTGGCTTTTCAGCACCAGCGCGAAACGGTTTATCTCGCGGTAGAGGTCGCCGTAGGTGAGGACGCGGCTGTCGTTCTCGTCGTCCCCTTCCCAGATGAGCGCCGCCTTGTTGCGGCGCGGGCCGTGCGCGTGGCGGTCAACGCAGTTGTAGCTTACGTTGAGCTTGCCCCCCTTGAACCATTTGACCATCGGGGTTTTGAATTCCCACTCGCAGACGGTATCCCACTTTTTGTACCAGTGAAGCTCTTCGGCCTTTCCGGCCCAGAAGGCATCGGGGTCTTTGATGGAGCGTTCGTACTCGGCGCGGTATGCCTCCAGCGAACCGACGAATGCGTGTTCGCTCTGCTCTTTGTGCGGCGCGAAAACGCGCTCCTCGGTTTGCATGGAAACGATGGTCTTTTTGGTCTCGGTCATTTCTCTCCCTCTTGTACCATGCCATTCTGAGCCGTTGGCGAAGAATCCCTTATCGGGGTAGGTGCGACTTCAGTCGCACATTGGCGCGGAGCGCCAAGAGAGAGGTCGGCCCTGCGGGCCGATTGTGCGGCTAAAGTCGCACCTACCCGGAAAGAGATCATTCGCCCTTAAAGGGCATTTCCGCGGCGGTTTGTTTACACTTCGCTACGCTCGTGTCAAAATGCCGGAACACCCGCCGTTGGCGGCTGTCCGCATTTTTTCCGCCGCTCCTTCGCTACGCTCAGGATGACACACGCATAACCTGTATCCCTGCCGAAAATCATAATCCCGCGCGGTTGGTATGAAAAGCCCAAACTTCCCCTCAACCTCCGGCTAACGATTGATTGTCATGCCCCGGGCATCCAGGCTTTATTCTTTTGGGGAAAAACCTACGCCGCGCTCCGCGCTTTTACCTGGCGTTCTATGAGGTCTCCGGCGCGGTCGATGGCGGTATCCATTTCAAAGCGTTTTTGAAGATTGAGCCAAAACCCGGCGGACATGCCAAAATAACGCCCCAAGCGCAGGGCTGTGTCGGCGCTGATGCCGCGCTTGCCCAGAACGATCTCGTTGACGCGGCGCGGCGGCACCGCGATGCCTCCCGCCAGCGCACGCTGGCTGATCCCCAGCGGCTCTAAAAATTCCTTAAGCAACAGCGTGCCGGGATGCACCGGCTTGAGTTTATTTTTCGACATTTTTTACCGCCTCCATCATCAGTGGTAATCGCATATCTCCACATCAGCGTCGTTCCCGTTTTCCCGGCGGAAACATATCCGCCGCTGGCCGTTGATCCGGATACCCCATTGTCCCCTTCTGTTGCCGCCCAAGGCCTCAAGCCTATTGCCGGGCGGAAGCCGCAGATCGTCTATCCGCTCGGCGGCATCCAGCATGATAAGTTTTTCAAAAGCCCGTTGGGCCAGGGAATCCGGGAATTTTTTAACCCTTCTTCGCTCAAAGATTGCCTTTGCGTCCTTGTCCTTGAAATTCCGTATCACAATCGTATATTGGCACATGTAACGGTACCCGTATATATTATGCGGCTCAAAATAGCAAGAAGCCGAGAGCGCGAAAGAATGGGAAAAGAACTTTGAAAATATTTCCGGGTGCCGGGTCAAGACCCTCATTCCCCTACTCTAATTCCTTCCCCATCACCATTTCGGTAAGGGCCAGCGTCTTCAATTCAATCTCCGGATCCCGGTAGTAATGGTCCAAGCCGGGTTCGAGGATGATAAGGGAATCCGGGATTATTTCATGCGCTAACAGCGTTAGGCCGTCATTTGGACCGCGAGGACTGAGTTCTTGGTACCTGGCTCTTACATCATCCGATACTTGTCCCGAAAGTGGAACGGCCACATATTGCACTTTGAGAAGGCCGGCGGGGAAGCGTAACTTCGCGAAGCGCGGGGAAGCGGTTCCCACGGCCAACTCGGGAACGACGGACGAATCAATTCCCTGTATCCAGAGGACAAACTTCGCAAGCCACCACTTGGGCCACAGGAGCGCATTATCCGCCAGATAAGTGCCTCTCAAAATGCCGCCAACGCTTACCCATGCCTTAACTATTGACACATCGGATTCTGAAATGAATCCTCCTCCGAGAGCGACAGACGCATCGGTGCTTCCTTTACTGGTGCTTACTAGAATGATCTTCTTTTGTTTTCCAAGGTGCCGTCTAATGCTAGAAACAATAATTTGCGCGTTGGCGGCGACTCCGCCATCTTCAAGGGTTTCTATCAGTTCAACGTCAAATCCCGACTCCGCGAGTTTTTTCATAGGCTTTGAGAAATCGGCTCCCGTTTGCCTGTCGCTTTTATAATGGAATCCGGGCACAAAAAGAATTTTGTATTCCTGATTTTTTCCGGACGGAGAATGGCCCCCTCTCCTTATCCGATCGAGTATCGCCAAGAACTCTTGGTTCGCCAGGCGGTTCGCGGAAGACGATAGTACCCCGTTGATGAATATTAATGTGGCATAATCCACGGAGAAGGAAACCGCAAGTCTTTCCAGACCCTCTTCACTAAAGCCGCCATCCCCGCGTAGAGCGCCCGCACGGTATCCAGCCTGAAACGAGCTGTCATTTAACAATGAAAACAGCTCGGCGGCCTCCCGCGAATCCACCTCGGTCTCCATAAAACGGTCAACCATGTATCCTCTTACTTTTATGGGTTGCGCTTCCGATTCGCCAATAAAAAATGGAAGGAGAAGACTTGGAAACAAAATGCTGAAAACGGCCTTCGTCAGCGGGCCGGCGGTGTTGTTACTTTTTTTCAAGAATCACGAATTCCATGAAATCGGGGACACGGTTGAAATCAAGTTTTGCATTATGCGATATTTTCAAAATGATCTCCGTTTAGCACCTTCCCCCCATGAGAAAAACAATACGCGCCCCGGTAAAAATAGTCAAATTATTTACCCAGATACGGCATGGCCGCCGATTTTCAAGCCCCGCGCATCCACTAAAGCGCGGTGGTTGTCAGCGCGTCCCGTCTTTTAAGTGCGGGCCGGGAACGCGCGCGAATTCTTTTGTGTTGTTGGTGACGAGCGTACTGCCCAAACTCAAGGCGCGGGCGGCGATAAGCATGTCCAGCGAACCGATGAATGTGTGTTCGCTCTGGTGCTTGTGCGGCGCGAAGACGCGCTCTTCGGTTTGCATGGAAACGATGGTCTTTTTGGTCTCGGTCATATCTCCCCCTACGGATGCGTCCGTGTGAAAATCATAATCCCGCGCGATGCGGTTGAAAAGCCCAAACTTGCTGAGGGATTGTCATGCCGGGCTTGACCCGGCATGACAAAGCAAAAATCCCCCCGGATTTATTTGCCCCGTGGCGAAGTATGAGATAATCTTTGCGGCAACCTGGAGTCTCAACATATATGAAGAATTTCACATGGCCGCTTGTGGCGGCATTGTTGATTTGCGCCGCGCCCGCCGCCGTGCGGGCGGAGGAGGAAGCGCCGTTCCCCTTTGAGATGGCGCCGGAAGGCAACATCCTTGACGAGCCGGAGAAAGCCGTCGCCCCGCCGCGCCTGGAAAGTCTCCTCAGTCTCGAAATGCGGGTGGCGCTCATCCGCGCCGCCTCGTCCGCCACTCTCGCCGGCGAGGGGAACCTGCTCATCACTTCCGCCGAGAGCGGCGCGCGCCTCAACACCGGCGATCTCCAAACTATTACCGTCCAGCGCAGCCCGCACGGCATCCGCATCAACACGCTCGTTTTCCCCATCCGCTCCATCCGGGTGGAATCGCCGGACGGCATTATCGGCATCAACGGCAAGCGTTATCGCGGCTACATTGTTTTGTGGGATAACGGCAAGGGAACCTTCGACGTGGTGAACCACGTCATGCTGGAGGATTACCTTCGCAGCGTGGTGGCGGCCGAGATGCCGAAATCGTGGCCGGTGGAAGCCCTGAAAGCGCAGGCGGTTGCCGCCCGCACCTACGCGCTTTTCCGGCGGCAGGAAATGAACGAAAACTACTTCGATCTGGAAACCACCGTGATGGATCAGGTATACGGCGGCGTGGCCAACGAAGACCCCCGCACCGACAAAGCGGTCAGCGGCACCGCCGGGATGATCCTGATGTACAAGAATCAGGTGGCCCGCACCTTCTTCCACGCCAACTGCGGCGACCGCACCGAGGATGGAGTCGAAGTCTTCCAAAAGGTGAGTGTGCCGTATCTCAAATCGGTGCCGTGCGAATACGGCAAAAAATCCCCCTATTACACATGGCAGATCGGCGTGCGGATGAACGAGATCGAGGCGGCCCTCGCCCGCGCCGGGCTTCACCGCGGCAAAATCGCATCGCTTGCCACGCAAAGCCGCACGAAGACCGGGCGCGTGAAAACGCTTGCCCTGCACAACGGACGCAACGTGACGATGGTGGACGCCGTCGCTTTCCGCCTGGCGCTCGGCCCGGCCCGCCTGAAAAGCACCCGGTTCACCATCCAAAAACAGGGCACCATGGTCACATTCAAGGGAATCGGTTACGGTCATGGCGTGGGTCTCTGCCAGTGGGGAGCCAAGGGGATGGCGGACGCCGGACGCCGCTTCGGCGATATTTTGGGCAAGTACTATCCCGGCGCAACCGTCGCCGTCAATGTTCTCGCTTCCGTGCCGGAGTGAGCCATCAGCACGCGGCTGGCCGATTACGATTTTCCGCTGCCGCCGGAACTCATCGCCCGATACCCCGCCGATAAACGCGACCGGTCGCGCCTCATGCGGCTCGACCGCGCCACCGGCGCAATCTCGCATCACACCTTCGCCGATCTGCCGGAACTGCTCAATGGCGGCGATACCCTCGTGCTGAACGAGACCCGCGTGATCCCCGCCCGCGTTTTCGGCACAATTCCCGCCGGAGCGGAAATCGAGATGCTGGTTGTCCGGTTCGACGCGGGCGAAGTCGTCGCCATGGTGCGCGGCCTCAAAAAACTCAAACCCGGAATGCGGATTGATTTTGGCAATGGGCTGAGCGGGGAATTTCTGCGGCGCGAAGGGGAGATGGGCGTTTTCCGGTTCGCGTTGCCGGAGGAGGCGGTCAAGGAATGGCTCCGCGTTCACGGCGCCATTCCGCTGCCGCCGTATATGGAGCGGGAAGAGGAACCGCTCGACCGCGAACGGTATCAAACCGTTTTTGCGGCGAAGGACGGCTCCTGCGCCGCCCCCACCGCCGGACTCCATTTCACGCCGGAGCTTTTGGCGCGGTTGGCGGAAAAGAAGGTTTTGCGGGAAAAAATCACTTTACATGTGGGACCCGGCACGTTCAAGCCCATTACCGAAGAAGACATTACCCGCCACGCCATCGACCCCGAATACGCCGACGTGCCGCGCCCGCTGTTTGACCGCCTGCTGGATGCAAAGCGGCGCGGCGGGCGCGTGGTGGCGGTCGGCACCACCGTCACCCGTTCGCTGGAGGCGGCGGCGCGGCACGGCGGCGAATTCAGCGGCCCGACGGGGCTTTACATATCGCCCGGCTTCGAGTTCCGCGTGGTGGACGCGCTCATCACGAACTTCCATCTGCCGAAATCGTCGCTGCTGGTGCTGGCCGCCGCCTTCGCGGGACGCGAACGGATTTTGGCCGCCTACGCCGCCGCGGTGCAAGAGCGCTACCGCTTTTACTCCTACGGCGACGCGATGCTGATTATCTAGACATGGCGGAACAAATTTTTTTATTGCATTTATTCTTATTTGTCGTAGCATTCAACATTAAGATGATATCCACGATATCAAGCCTGACATTTCCCGATGCGGGCGCTATTCTTTTTTCTCAACCCATCAACCATTTAAGGGGAAACCATCGATATGTTCGCCGAGCCTGACGGCCAAAAGACCGCTCTCGTTCAACCGTTCAACGACAATGGCGCGCTGGACGCGTGCCGCGATTGCTCCGGCGCAAAGTGCTGCGGGAACATAAAGCATGGCGGCACCATCGAGCCTCCGTTCCTGACGTCGTTCGACGTGGCGCAGATCGGGAAATTCACGGGGCTGCACCCGGATGTCTACTCTGAAATCGTCGTGAATCCCCACACCGGCAACGAGGTGCGCTTTTTAAAAACCACCTCCCGCGAGGGGTGCCATTTCCTGAATGAGGGGCGCTGCACCATCCACGATCACCGGCCGATCGACTGCCGCCTTTTTCCGCTGGACTTGAAAATGGTGGAAGGGGAGCTGACTTGGGTTATTTATAGCTACAATCACTGCGAACTGACGGCGCGCGACATGGCGATCCTCGCCAAGCAGATGAAAACGGCGCTTGCCGCGCTGGGAAGCGAGACCGAGGATTATGCCACCGTCCCGGTGCCGGGCATGAAAAACATCCCGTTCAAGGTTGTGGGACGGGCATTGGAAAAGCCGGTCATCGTATAATATCCGCGCCATCTGACGTAGCGCGCAAATGACGCGGGTTGTCCGCTTTTTTGAATCTCCGCTTTCCCACCCATAACTAAAAACCTCTCCCGTTGGGAGTGGTTTTTAGTTATGGCGGAGAGGGGGGGATTCGAACCCCCGGTACGGTTTCCCGTACACACGCTTTCCAGGCGTGCACCTTCAACCGCTCGGTCACCTCTCCGTTATAGGCTTTGGTCGGCGGCTGGTGATGCCGCGCGGCCTTGTGGGCGCATTTATCTTTATGAAACAGGACTGTCCGGTTTTTTTGGCGGAGAGGGGGAGATTTGAACTCCCGGTACGGTTTCCCGTACAACGGTTTTCGAGACCGTCGCCTTCAACCGCTCGGCCACCTCTCCACTATAAAAATGGTGCGCCCGAGAGGATTTGAACCTCTGACTTTCAGAACCGCAATCTGACGTTCTATCCGGGCTGAACTACGGGCGCATAATGACCGGCTGCATTTCCGGAAGCGGTAATGATACATAAAACCGCCCTAAAGGGCAAATAAATCCGCGCATCAAAAAGCCCCTTTCGTATTACCATGCAGATATGGAGCACCGCGCGGCGGCTGACCGCATTTTAGCAATCTCCCCTGCCTGGGGGATACCCGCCTTTTGGCGCGCTTCGGGGTGCGCGGAAAAGCGGCTGTTTATCCCGCTGACGGATGGATGAACCGATGATGCCGCGCAAGGGATGGGCGGTTCTCGCGGCGATGTTCCTGTGCGCCTGCGGCCAAACTTCCAGTTCGCTCCCTGGCGGAGGGGGAGGCAATGGCGGTGGCGGCTTGTCCCCCACCGGTTCCTGTTATACCGCGCCGTCCCGCACGTCGTCGGGCGGCGGGACCACCATCCTTTCCGGCACCGTTTATTACGAAGACCGCACCTACGATGCCACCGGCTTCACGGGCGTTGCCTGTCTGCCGGTGCGCAATGCCGCCGTCGAGCTGGTGAGCGGCTCCGCCGTGGCCGCCGCCGCCACGACCGATGCCGCCGGCGCCTACAGCCTCACGCTTCCCGCCGCGGGCACCTATTACGTCCGGGCGCTCGCCCAAAGCGGGGCGGTGTATGCCGCCGTGGTGAAGGATGAGCTCGACAGTTCCACTTACGCCGTCCGTTCGGCGGATATCGCGGCGGCGGGCGGGGATACCTGGAATGTGACCCTTTCCGCCGGGATGACGGGGGCCGGTTCCGCATTCAACATTTACGATAACCTCGTCAAGGCCCAGTCGGTGTTGCTGAAATACGCTCCCGCCGCAACGCTGCCATCCCTGACCGCCTATTGGCACACCGGCAAAACCACCGGCACCTACTATTCCCTTTCCGGCGGAGCGCATCGGTTGGATATTCTCGGCAGCGCCTCCGATTCCGATGCGTATGACGACAGCGTGATTCTTCACGAGATGGGACACTACGCCGCCGCCGTCTTCTCGAAAGACTCTTCCGGCGGCGGCGCGCACGGTCTGACGGGACACTACGATATCCGGCTTACATGGAGTGAAGGATGGGCCAACTTCTTTTCAAGCCTGGTGAAGGCGGAGTTGGGAGAGCCGAATCCCCATGTGTATGTGGATACCAATGGCGGCAGCGGCACCGGCAGCGTCACGCTCGGGTTCACGTTTGAAATCGATACCCCGTCCTTTGCCTCCCTTACCACCGGAGCCGACAACGAGGTGGCGGTGGCGAACGTGCTTTGGACTATCTACAGCGCCGGAGCCGCGCCAAAGCTGGGGCTTGGGTTTGCCGATATATGGACCGATGTTACGGGAGGACTCAAGGCCGATACATACGTCACCTTCGAGGGGTTTTACGACCATTGGGCCGCCGCGGCGGGGCATCCCGCCGGTCAACTCGACCCGCTGCTGGCGGCGCGCGGCATCAAGTATCTCGCCGATGCCTATGAACCGGACAACAGTTCCGCCGCCGCGCGGGCAATCGTCTCCGGCGCCGCCGGCGAGGCGCACACCTTCTTCGGCGCGGGAGATGCCGATTGGTTCAGCGTCGCCGTCACCAATGGCACGGCGTACACGTTCTTCACCAGCGCGTTGGGGGACGGGGCCGACACGTTGATGACGCTCTATGATACGAACGGCACAACGCAATTGGACCAGAACGACGATGAAAGCGCCAGTTCCCGCGCCTCGCGGATTGCATACACGGCCACCGCCACAAAGACGGTTTACCTGAAGCTGGAGCCGTACCGTCCCCTTATCAATGGCACAGACATCGCGTATAGCACCGGTTCCCCCTGGCCGCCGCAGATAGTGAAATACGGCTACTACACGTTCACCGTTCAGTGATCAGTTAAAAGGGCCGCCGAAATCGCCGCCGCGCCAGGTGAAACCGCCCCCCGCGCCGCCCATTCCTCCCATCCGGCTGACGATGAGCATCAGCAGCATCGGCACAGCCACCAGCACCAGCCGCATCAGGAAAATAAGCGTCAGCCCGGCGATAAGGCAGAGTACGGATGTCCCGAGCACCAGCGCCTGGAACAGCGGCGTATATTGCGTTGCGGCCAGCAGCGAGTAGTGCATATAAAATCCCGCCGCGGCCAGCGCGGCAAGCATAATGCCGGCCGTGCGCAGGAATCCAAGTATGATTTTCATGATGTGTTCCTCAACTATGCCATACCTAGAACCGCGGCCCCGTTTATTTTGCCCTCCTTGAGCTTTTTGAGGGCCAGCGGCGCGTCCTTGAACGGGAAAATTTCTACGTCGGTCTTCACCGGCACGCGCGATGCGGCGCGCAGCAGCCCGGCGGCGTCTTCGCGCGTGAAAGCGGTGACGGAGCATATTTTCTTCTCATGGAAAAGGTGTTTTTCGTAATCCATCGCCGGGATATCGTCCACGTAAATCCCCGCGAGGGCGAGCGTTCCCCCTTTATCCAATTTTTCCATCGCGGCGGGAATAATCGCTCCGGCGGGAGTGAAGGAGATCGCCCCGTCCAGGGGCGCGGGGGCGGTCTCTTCCGCCGTGCCGGCCCACGTTGCGCCGAGCGCCAGCGCATGCCGCCGGTGTTCCGCGGAGCGGGAAAAAACATAGACCTCCGCCCCTTGGTGCGCCGCGACTTGCAGCGTGATGTGGGCCGACGCGCCAAAGCCGAACAGCCCCAGCCGTTGTCCGGCCTTCACGCCGCTGGCTTTCAACGCGCGGTAGCCGATGATGCCGGCGCAGAGCAGCGGGGCGGCGTGGGCGTCGTCGAACGACTTGGGGATTTTATAAACGTATTCAATGCGCGCCACCATGTATTCGGCATAGCCGCCGTTGCGGTGCAGTCCGGTAAAGCGCGCATGGGCGCAAAGGTTTTCATTGCCACGGCGGCAATACGCGCATTCGCCGCAGGTGGCGAAAAGCCACGCCACTCCCACACGGTCGCCCACTTTGAACGTCTTGGTGCCGGTTCCGGCCTCCACCACGCGCCCCACCACCTGGTGGCCGGGACCGATAGGCAGCACCGGCGCGGCGATCTCCCCCTCCACCGTGTGAAGGTCGGTGCGGCACACGCCGCAGGCGGTCACTTCGATCAAAACTTCCCCCGGCAGCGGCACCGGCAGCTTCAGCCGCTCAAGCTTGAGCGGGTTCCCCTCCAGCGGTCCCGGCTTGCGCAATACCCATGCTTTCATGCCGCCATTCTACACCGGGCGGCGGCGAGGGTTGACCTTTCCCGCTTATTACGTTACTTTTGCGCTTGGTTAAAGATAAGGAGACGCCATGACCTACCCGTTATCGCTTCAGGGAAAAAACGCGCTCATCTTTGGCGTGGCAAACGACCGCAGCATCGCCTGGGGTATCGCGGAAGAGCTGCACCGCGCCGGGGCGAACCTTGCCTTCACCTACGCGGGTGAGATACTGGAAAAGCGCGTCCGCCCGCTGGCGGAGTCGGTCGGCGCCACGTTCGTCGAGCCGTGCGACGTTACGAGCGATGAGCAGATCGAAAAGGTCATGGCGGCCTTTAAGGAAAAAGTCGGCCGCCTCGACATTCTCATCCACGCCGTCGCTTTCGCCGACCGCGAGGACTTAAAGGATCATTTTTACACCACCAGCCGCAAAGGGTTCGCCATGGCGATGGACATCTCGGTTTTCTCGCTGGTGGCCATTACCCGCGCGGCGCTGCCGCTGATGGAAGGGGGCGAAGCGAGCGTTTTGACCCTTTCCTATTACGGCGCGGAGAAGGTGGTGAAGAGGTACAACGTGATGGGGGTGGCGAAGGCGGCGCTGGAAGCGTCCGTGCGCTACCTCGCCAACGACCTCGGCCCCAAGGGGATACGCGTGAACGCCATATCGGCCGGGCCGATCAAAACGCTGGCCGCCAGCGGCATCGGCGATTTCCGCAGCATGCTCAAGCACCACGAAAAAACCGCGCCGCTCCACCGCAACGTTTCGCAGGAAGAGGTGGGGAAGGCGGCGCTGTATCTCTGCTCGCCGCTCGCGTCCGGCGTCACCGGCGAGATCATGTATGTGGATTGCGGCTACAACATCATGGCCAGCGTTCCCGCCGAAGAAGCGGCCAAGGCGGAGTAGCCACATCAAAACGCTCATCAGTGTCATCAACGCCGGGGAGGTGAAAGAGCTTCCCCGGATGCCCGATTTTCTCGATCTGAAAGACCCGCATGGCGGCTCGCTCGGCATGCCGATGCTGGCCTCGATAGAGGCGGTGCGCGCCGCCGCGGGGGACGCCGTCACCCTTTCCGCCGCCATCGGCGACGCCGCGTATGAACCGGAATTCTACGCGCAACGCGCGGTGGACGCCGCGCTGGCGGGGGCCGATATCGTGAAGGTGGGGCTGAAGGACGTTTCGGCGGAGCAGGCGCCGTGGTTTTTGTCGGCCATCCGCCGCTCGCTTGACGCGCGCGCGCCGTATACCCGCATTGTCGCGGGTTTCTACGCCGACCTGATGGATGACGCCGCGCTCAAAAAATATCCCGCCGCCGCGCAAAGCGCCGGGGTGTGGGGCTGCCTTATCGATACCTACGACAAAAGCGGCAAACGGCTGGGGCACTATTGCGGGCCGGAGACGCTGGCCGGATTTACCGCCGACTGCCGCGCGCGCGGCCTGAAAAGCGCGTTGGCCGGGGGATTGATGGAAGGGGATCTGATCTGGCTGGACGAGGCGGAGCCCGACATCGTCGGCTTCCGCTCCGCCGTGGCCAAGGGGAAGCGCCACGAATCCGGCATCGACCCGAAAAAAGCAACCGGCATCTTTTTCGCCGTCGACCAGCTCAACCGCTAATTCCCTTGTCATTCCCGCGAAAGCGGGAACCCAGACATATTTTCAAAGCTTCCCCCATCGGCCCGCTAGGGCTGATGAAGAGAGCTTTGATATTATTTCTGGGTCCCGGGTCAAGCCCGGGATGACAGGGAGAAGCATTGGGAAAGAGCTTTTTTAGGTGACGAGGACAAACTTCCGCGTTACCGCGCCCAGCGGTTTGATTTGAGGAGGTCGAAAGTTATCTGGTTTTCGGCCAGCAGTTCCTTTTCCAATCTGTCGAAATAGCCTGGCGGGGCGGTTCTTTCGGAGTAGCCGGTTTCCAGCCGGTTGCGCAGCGAATGGGTGAGGAAGCCTTTGTCGGTGATGATGCCGACCACATCCCCCTCGCTGCAAAATGCGCGCTGCTCCGTTTTGCGGAAGAGCGAATCCCCCATCGCGGAAAAAGAATCGCCGAAGCCGAGGAGGTCGATGATGGTCGGCAGGATATCGAGTTGGCTGCCGACGGTGCCGATCACCCCCGGCTCCCTGAAAATTCCCGGCGCGTAAATGACGAGCGGCGTGTTGAATTTTTCCCGGTACCCGCCGCTTCCGTTTCCGTAATGCACCTGCGCGTGGTCTGCGGTGAAGATGAAAACGGTTTTGGCGAACCACGGCTCTTTTTCAGCCGCGGCCATGAATTCCCCGATGCTCCAGTCGGAATAGCGGAGGGTGTTCAAAAACCCCTCTTCGCTTTCGGCGGCGGGGGCCTTTAAATCCCACCGTTTCCCGAGGGGGGGGTAGGGGGTGTGCGTGGTGCCGGTGAAGAGGTACGCGATGAACGGTTTTTTCGCCTTGTCGAGCCGCGCTTTTAAAAACATCAGCGTTTCATAGTCCCAGCCGAATTTGCTGGCGGTGTAGTCGGGGTAGTCCAAAAGCCGGGGGTAATCCTCCATGCCGTAATATTCCGCGAACCCGGCGGCGCCGGCGATGGCGTCCACCATGAACGAGCGGCGGCGGGATGCCTGCAGGAAAACGGTTTCGTAATCGTGGCGGCGGGCGATCTCGCCCAATTTGGAAATGGCGGATACCTCCAGCCCGAAGCCGAGCGCCGGGATGCCGTTCACCGGAGGGACGCCGGTGATGGTGGCCTGTATGCCGGTGATGCTCCGCTGGCCCGCGGCGTAAAAGTTGGTGAATTTCATCCCGCCGGAAGCCAGCCGGTCGAAGTTCGGCGTCACCTGGTAATTGTTGTGCCCGAAGCTGTCGATGTATTTCACCCCCCAGCTTTCCATCAGGACGAAGACGATGTTATGGCCGGTCGGCGCGGCGGCAAAGCGTTTTTGCATGGGGTATTCGCCATCGGGCAGGTTGAGCGCCACTTTCGCCTCTTGCGGCGGCATGAGGTTCAGGTTGGCGCGGCCGGCGTGGCGGATGGAATGGTAGGCGGTGAACGCGCCGTTGAGCATGAGGTTTCCCAGCGCCGTGTTGCCGCGCGAGAAGGCGTCGATGATGCCGAGCGGCTTGTCCGATACGCTGCCGCGTATGCCGAGGAAGAGGACGATGGTCAACAGCAGGAAATTAAGCGGCGCGTTTTTGGGGGCCTTTTCGGGGCGGTGCAGTATCTTTTTCCAGAGCAGGGCGGTCGCCGCCGCGAAGAGGGCGAAGACAAGCAACTGCGGCAGGTAGACGGTGAA
This is a stretch of genomic DNA from Nitrospinota bacterium. It encodes these proteins:
- a CDS encoding LTA synthase family protein, encoding MSRLKKTLLLAAMALAVFSVARIGLLLAYRPYFAELTPLQILHGFAEGIRFDLSISLTFLALPFVMMNLPGAFFRGAKWTKAWGWAAYAILLGGALLLAGDTAYFGEVRRHTATELLLLRNDIHYIFDMAFTVYLPQLLVFALFAAATALLWKKILHRPEKAPKNAPLNFLLLTIVLFLGIRGSVSDKPLGIIDAFSRGNTALGNLMLNGAFTAYHSIRHAGRANLNLMPPQEAKVALNLPDGEYPMQKRFAAAPTGHNIVFVLMESWGVKYIDSFGHNNYQVTPNFDRLASGGMKFTNFYAAGQRSITGIQATITGVPPVNGIPALGFGLEVSAISKLGEIARRHDYETVFLQASRRRSFMVDAIAGAAGFAEYYGMEDYPRLLDYPDYTASKFGWDYETLMFLKARLDKAKKPFIAYLFTGTTHTPYPPLGKRWDLKAPAAESEEGFLNTLRYSDWSIGEFMAAAEKEPWFAKTVFIFTADHAQVHYGNGSGGYREKFNTPLVIYAPGIFREPGVIGTVGSQLDILPTIIDLLGFGDSFSAMGDSLFRKTEQRAFCSEGDVVGIITDKGFLTHSLRNRLETGYSERTAPPGYFDRLEKELLAENQITFDLLKSNRWAR
- a CDS encoding enoyl-ACP reductase — encoded protein: MTYPLSLQGKNALIFGVANDRSIAWGIAEELHRAGANLAFTYAGEILEKRVRPLAESVGATFVEPCDVTSDEQIEKVMAAFKEKVGRLDILIHAVAFADREDLKDHFYTTSRKGFAMAMDISVFSLVAITRAALPLMEGGEASVLTLSYYGAEKVVKRYNVMGVAKAALEASVRYLANDLGPKGIRVNAISAGPIKTLAASGIGDFRSMLKHHEKTAPLHRNVSQEEVGKAALYLCSPLASGVTGEIMYVDCGYNIMASVPAEEAAKAE